The following are from one region of the Achromobacter xylosoxidans genome:
- a CDS encoding enoyl-CoA hydratase/isomerase family protein: METNPMQVISSEFKTLLYAVEGGVATITLNRPAQRNALDMVMREELAHLVGEIRRDRGVRVVILAGAGGAFCSGGDISTMGSGGSAEEARERMASLLLTIEGLITLDRPVIAAVDGPAYGAGLGLALTADLILASPRARFCLSFLRLGAIPDCATMYTLPRMVGLQRAKELAFSTREFGAQEARDMGIVFEIQPQEAIHERARQIALSMAELPLAALAITKRGFNASLNSDLNAMLDLEAAGQGVARSTDYHREAAGRFLDKVAQRFQWPAADAR; this comes from the coding sequence ATGGAGACCAATCCGATGCAAGTCATCTCTAGCGAGTTCAAGACCCTGCTCTATGCCGTGGAAGGCGGAGTCGCCACCATCACGCTGAACCGCCCCGCCCAGCGCAACGCGCTGGACATGGTCATGCGCGAAGAGCTGGCCCATCTGGTGGGCGAAATCAGGCGCGACCGCGGCGTGCGCGTCGTGATCCTGGCCGGCGCCGGCGGCGCCTTCTGCTCGGGCGGCGACATCTCCACCATGGGCTCCGGCGGCTCCGCCGAAGAGGCGCGCGAACGCATGGCCAGCCTGCTCCTGACGATTGAAGGCCTGATCACACTGGACCGGCCGGTGATCGCCGCGGTCGACGGCCCGGCCTATGGCGCCGGACTGGGCCTGGCCCTGACCGCCGACCTGATCCTGGCCTCGCCGCGGGCGCGCTTCTGCCTGTCCTTCCTGCGGCTGGGGGCCATCCCCGATTGCGCCACCATGTATACCCTGCCGCGCATGGTGGGATTGCAGCGCGCCAAGGAACTGGCCTTCTCCACCCGCGAGTTCGGCGCGCAGGAGGCCCGCGACATGGGCATCGTGTTCGAGATCCAGCCGCAGGAGGCCATCCACGAACGTGCGCGGCAGATCGCGCTGTCCATGGCCGAACTGCCCTTGGCGGCGCTGGCGATCACCAAGCGCGGCTTCAATGCCTCGCTCAACAGCGACCTGAACGCGATGCTGGACCTGGAAGCCGCCGGCCAGGGGGTGGCCCGTTCCACCGACTATCACCGCGAGGCGGCGGGCCGATTTCTCGACAAGGTGGCGCAACGCTTCCAGTGGCCGGCGGCCGACGCCAGATAA
- a CDS encoding LysR family transcriptional regulator produces the protein MKLNTLRDFLAVAERGGVRAAARHLDTPQPAISRSIRELEKELGCVLFERHAKGVRLTPMGAVFLRRANAIRHELQRARDEIGQLNGESRGRVTLCMSTAPHLGLFAEVLREFRARYPDTHLEIIDGVYPLVEASLLDGTVDFYIGPVPTRTPGELQVEKLFDNTRVIIGRKGHPLARARSLRDLAGAQWITTSITHKAEEELGPLFEKHGLPPPHLALKAQSALTFITALTNSDLLMMLPVQWLRYPLLQGVFQEIRVKEPLPAPPVCIVQRAGLPLTPAAEYYCTLARRASARPPG, from the coding sequence ATGAAGCTCAACACCCTGCGGGATTTCCTGGCCGTGGCCGAACGCGGCGGCGTCAGGGCCGCGGCCCGGCATCTGGACACGCCGCAGCCGGCCATCTCGCGCAGCATCCGCGAACTTGAGAAAGAGCTGGGGTGCGTGCTATTCGAACGGCATGCCAAGGGCGTGCGCCTGACCCCCATGGGCGCCGTGTTCCTAAGGCGGGCCAACGCCATACGCCATGAGCTGCAGCGCGCGCGCGACGAGATCGGCCAGTTGAACGGGGAATCCCGCGGACGGGTCACGCTGTGCATGTCTACGGCGCCGCATCTGGGACTGTTCGCCGAAGTATTGCGCGAGTTCCGGGCGCGCTACCCGGACACCCATCTGGAAATCATCGACGGGGTCTACCCGCTGGTGGAAGCGTCCCTGCTGGACGGCACCGTGGACTTCTATATCGGGCCAGTGCCCACGCGCACGCCTGGCGAGCTACAGGTGGAAAAGCTCTTCGACAACACGCGCGTGATCATCGGCCGCAAGGGCCATCCGCTGGCGCGCGCCCGCTCTTTGCGTGACCTGGCCGGGGCGCAATGGATTACCACCTCCATCACGCACAAGGCCGAAGAAGAGCTGGGTCCGCTATTCGAGAAGCATGGCCTGCCGCCGCCGCACCTGGCCCTGAAGGCCCAGTCCGCGCTGACCTTCATCACCGCCCTGACCAACTCCGACCTGCTGATGATGCTGCCGGTGCAATGGTTGCGGTATCCGCTGCTGCAAGGCGTGTTCCAGGAAATCCGCGTCAAGGAACCGCTGCCCGCGCCGCCGGTATGCATCGTGCAGCGCGCCGGCCTGCCGCTGACGCCGGCGGCCGAGTACTACTGCACGCTGGCGCGGCGGGCAAGTGCGCGCCCCCCGGGCTAG